In the genome of Amia ocellicauda isolate fAmiCal2 chromosome 3, fAmiCal2.hap1, whole genome shotgun sequence, one region contains:
- the nags gene encoding N-acetylglutamate synthase, mitochondrial isoform X1, protein MAKLHAGSSSCRAVALAGHLLSKPATPAHKHHNRHLRKLQRHTGSVSAGGFGSNSPALAQLDYPRATPLPELPAPASRSLIYRDVKAFLSEIGGDPREARYWLTHFQKSSLTQSPAFAVLEVDESVLKNREMVHSLAFGLSFLQRMDMKPVVVVALQSSGEECYTPTASCSGQGAALVRHCQVLTEALLGSSASVVPFFSAESLLLAHDAPTSSSHRCGSALTVDSALLQWILDCGNIPVVCPVGRSTDGRSVVLDSLDVTAAIAKALQPLKVMFLNSSGGIRNESHKVVGQVSLPADLASLSQAEWIGPQERRRLGAIMDLLDQLPSESSAVITSASTMLTELFSHKGSGTLFKNAEPIHRYSSLDEIDVDRLLNLINKSFGKSLKSDYIASLQCRLQSIYLSEGYRAVAIVTKEPVSSSTPYLDKLVVSSSRQGQGTSQILWDCIRQDLGSLFWRSNSTNRINPWYFKNCDGSFVNGKWIVFWFGLSDIRDSYELVEFAKNLPESFMVTEPGGPAEPSLPVS, encoded by the exons ATGGCCAAACTCCACGCCGGCTCCAGCAGCTGCAGGGCCGTGGCTCTGGCCGGCCACCTGCTCTCGAAACCCGCCACCCCGGCGCACAAACACCACAACCGGCACCTCCGTAAACTCCAGCGGCACACGGGCTCTGTGAGCGCCGGGGGCTTCGGGAGCAACAGCCCGGCTTTGGCCCAACTAGACTACCCCAGAGCCACGCCGCTGCCAGAGCTCCCCGCTCCAGCCAGCCGGAGCCTGATCTACCGCGACGTCAAGGCGTTTCTCAGCGAGATCGGAGGAGACCCCAGGGAGGCTCGGTACTGGCTGACCCACTTCCAGAAGTCCAGCTTGACCCAGTCCCCTGCCTTCGCGGTCCTGGAG GTGGACGAGTCTGTGTTGAAGAACCGGGAGATGGTGCACAGCCTGGCCTTCGGGCTCTCGTTCCTGCAGCGCATGGACATGAAGCCCGTGGTGGTTGTGGCTCTCCAGTCCTCGGGGGAGGAGTGCTACACGCCAACCGCCAGCTGCTCCGGCCAGGGGGCGGCATTGGTGCGGCACTGCCAGGTCCTCACCGAGGCGCTGCTGGGGAGCTCTGCCAGCGTCGTGCCCTTCTTCAGTGCCGAGTCGCTGCTGCTCGCCCATGATGCGCCGACCAGCTCCTCGCACAG ATGTGGGAGTGCCCTCACGGTGGACTCGGCGCTGCTGCAGTGGATCCTGGACTGCGGGAACATCCCGGTGGTGTGTCCCGTGGGCAGGAGCACAGACGGCCGCTCCGTGGTCCTGGACTCGCTGGATGTCACTGCCGCCATCGCCAAGGCCCTGCAGCCGCTCAAAGTGATGTTCCTCAACAGCTCTGGGGGAATCCGCAACGAGAGCCACAAG GTGGTGGGTCAGGTGAGCCTCCCGGCAGACCTGGCCTCGCTGTCCCAGGCAGAGTGGATCGGCCCCCAGGAGCGGCGCCGGCTCGGGGCCATCATGGACCTGCTGGACCAGCTGCCTAGCGAGTCCTCCGCTGTCATCACCTCCGCCAGCACCATGCTCACCGAGCTCTTCAGTCACAAGG GTTCGGGGACCCTGTTCAAGAACGCTGAACCGATCCACAG GTACAGCAGCCTGGACGAGATTGATGTCGACCGGCTCCTGAACTTGATCAATAAGTCATTTGGGAAGAGTCTGAAAAGCGATTACATCGCCTCGCTGCAGTGCCGGCTGCAGTCTATCTACCTCTCGGAGGG GTACAGAGCGGTGGCCATTGTCACCAAAGAGCCGGTGAGCAGCAGCACACCTTACCTGGACAAACTGGTGGTGAGCAGCAGCCGGCAGGGCCAGGGCACCAGCCAGATCCTGTGGGACTGCATCCGGCAGGACCTGGGCTCCCTGTTCTGGAGGTCCAACAGCACCAACCGCATCAACCCCTG GTACTTTAAAAACTGCGACGGCAGTTTTGTCAATGGCAAGTGGATCGTCTTCTGGTTTGGCCTCTCTGACATTCGGGACTCGTACGAGCTGGTAGAGTTCGCCAAGAACCTTCCAGAGTCTTTCATGGTGACGGAGCCGGGGGGTCCAGCCGAGCCTTCACTGCCCGTGTCCTGA
- the nags gene encoding N-acetylglutamate synthase, mitochondrial isoform X2, whose translation MAKLHAGSSSCRAVALAGHLLSKPATPAHKHHNRHLRKLQRHTGSVSAGGFGSNSPALAQLDYPRATPLPELPAPASRSLIYRDVKAFLSEIGGDPREARYWLTHFQKSSLTQSPAFAVLEVDESVLKNREMVHSLAFGLSFLQRMDMKPVVVVALQSSGEECYTPTASCSGQGAALVRHCQVLTEALLGSSASVVPFFSAESLLLAHDAPTSSSHRCGSALTVDSALLQWILDCGNIPVVCPVGRSTDGRSVVLDSLDVTAAIAKALQPLKVMFLNSSGGIRNESHKVVGQVSLPADLASLSQAEWIGPQERRRLGAIMDLLDQLPSESSAVITSASTMLTELFSHKGSGTLFKNAEPIHSSLDEIDVDRLLNLINKSFGKSLKSDYIASLQCRLQSIYLSEGYRAVAIVTKEPVSSSTPYLDKLVVSSSRQGQGTSQILWDCIRQDLGSLFWRSNSTNRINPWYFKNCDGSFVNGKWIVFWFGLSDIRDSYELVEFAKNLPESFMVTEPGGPAEPSLPVS comes from the exons ATGGCCAAACTCCACGCCGGCTCCAGCAGCTGCAGGGCCGTGGCTCTGGCCGGCCACCTGCTCTCGAAACCCGCCACCCCGGCGCACAAACACCACAACCGGCACCTCCGTAAACTCCAGCGGCACACGGGCTCTGTGAGCGCCGGGGGCTTCGGGAGCAACAGCCCGGCTTTGGCCCAACTAGACTACCCCAGAGCCACGCCGCTGCCAGAGCTCCCCGCTCCAGCCAGCCGGAGCCTGATCTACCGCGACGTCAAGGCGTTTCTCAGCGAGATCGGAGGAGACCCCAGGGAGGCTCGGTACTGGCTGACCCACTTCCAGAAGTCCAGCTTGACCCAGTCCCCTGCCTTCGCGGTCCTGGAG GTGGACGAGTCTGTGTTGAAGAACCGGGAGATGGTGCACAGCCTGGCCTTCGGGCTCTCGTTCCTGCAGCGCATGGACATGAAGCCCGTGGTGGTTGTGGCTCTCCAGTCCTCGGGGGAGGAGTGCTACACGCCAACCGCCAGCTGCTCCGGCCAGGGGGCGGCATTGGTGCGGCACTGCCAGGTCCTCACCGAGGCGCTGCTGGGGAGCTCTGCCAGCGTCGTGCCCTTCTTCAGTGCCGAGTCGCTGCTGCTCGCCCATGATGCGCCGACCAGCTCCTCGCACAG ATGTGGGAGTGCCCTCACGGTGGACTCGGCGCTGCTGCAGTGGATCCTGGACTGCGGGAACATCCCGGTGGTGTGTCCCGTGGGCAGGAGCACAGACGGCCGCTCCGTGGTCCTGGACTCGCTGGATGTCACTGCCGCCATCGCCAAGGCCCTGCAGCCGCTCAAAGTGATGTTCCTCAACAGCTCTGGGGGAATCCGCAACGAGAGCCACAAG GTGGTGGGTCAGGTGAGCCTCCCGGCAGACCTGGCCTCGCTGTCCCAGGCAGAGTGGATCGGCCCCCAGGAGCGGCGCCGGCTCGGGGCCATCATGGACCTGCTGGACCAGCTGCCTAGCGAGTCCTCCGCTGTCATCACCTCCGCCAGCACCATGCTCACCGAGCTCTTCAGTCACAAGG GTTCGGGGACCCTGTTCAAGAACGCTGAACCGATCCACAG CAGCCTGGACGAGATTGATGTCGACCGGCTCCTGAACTTGATCAATAAGTCATTTGGGAAGAGTCTGAAAAGCGATTACATCGCCTCGCTGCAGTGCCGGCTGCAGTCTATCTACCTCTCGGAGGG GTACAGAGCGGTGGCCATTGTCACCAAAGAGCCGGTGAGCAGCAGCACACCTTACCTGGACAAACTGGTGGTGAGCAGCAGCCGGCAGGGCCAGGGCACCAGCCAGATCCTGTGGGACTGCATCCGGCAGGACCTGGGCTCCCTGTTCTGGAGGTCCAACAGCACCAACCGCATCAACCCCTG GTACTTTAAAAACTGCGACGGCAGTTTTGTCAATGGCAAGTGGATCGTCTTCTGGTTTGGCCTCTCTGACATTCGGGACTCGTACGAGCTGGTAGAGTTCGCCAAGAACCTTCCAGAGTCTTTCATGGTGACGGAGCCGGGGGGTCCAGCCGAGCCTTCACTGCCCGTGTCCTGA
- the LOC136747030 gene encoding beta-1,4 N-acetylgalactosaminyltransferase 2: MDCDAFKRSHYRLKLSYLAILLCGMGSVYYIYNRASGFPEPEEYDDDSGLFNKLNISNQATRSMQCSCLKTSELYNLEDFVDATELSEVRQRREVEYQKHLTREQSPLQQLLVAQPNSPLMYPIQGVHAAPLQETFIPGTPFLKSTQARFRDIGREANASVTLSVTNGVLAIKNLDSDGKVEGQREKVLSLSASRLDTLNGLLKSLTYTSSLYRIKGGDLVHVTFEQYSATFPIVIQQTPIPNLSDPGQDINSQVTITTKTFLRYAQLDRLIESIRAFYKDIKIIVADDSFKPQPIKGSNIEQYIMPPAKGWFAGRNLVVSQVSTKYLLWVDDDFLFTESTKIEKLVEVMEAMPELDVVGGSVEGNFFNFKLVYEEGEDGGCLSRRMGNYQSIPGIPDCHLTGGVVNFFLARTDSVRRVGFDPRLQRVAHTEFFVDGLGKLLVASCSTVSVGHQPKGQATGEEKKVLDQYWTFRIEKQEEVKMKMALYYFKNRLKCFSP; encoded by the exons ATGGACTGTGACGCATTCAAAAG ATCACATTACAGGTTGAAACTGAGCTACCTCGCCATCCTGTTATGTGGCATGGGCTCAGTTTATTACATCTATAACAGGGCCAGTGGCTTTCCTGAGCCAGAGGAGTATGATGATGACTCAGGGCTGTTCAATAAGCTAAATATATCTAACCAAGCTACCAGAAG CATGCAGTGCAGCTGCTTGAAGACATCGGAACTGTACAACCTGGAAGACTTTGTGGATGCGACAGAGCTGAGTGAAGTCAGACAAAGGAGGGAGGTGGAGTACCAAAAGCACCTGACCAG GGAACAGTCTCCTTTACAGCAACTCCTAGTTGCTCAGCCCAACTCCCCTCTGATGTACCCGATCCAAGGAGTTCACGCTGCTCCATTGCAGGAAACCTTTATACCAGGTACACCTTTCCTGAAATCCACACAAGCACGTTTCAGAGACATAGGAAGGGAAGCCAATGCCAGT GTTACTCTTAGTGTCACCAACGGAGTCCTTGCCATTAAGAACTTAGACTCTGATGGCAAAGtagaggggcagagagagaaggTCCTGTCTTTGTCTGCCTCCAGGCTGGACACTCTCAATGGCCTGCTGAAGTCACTCACCTACACAAGCAGCCTGTACAGGATCAAGGGAGGTGACCTGG TTCATGTCACATTTGAGCAGTATTCTGCTACCTTCCCTATTGTGATACAACAGACGCCCATCCCAAACCTGTCTGACCCTGGCCAAG ACATCAACTCGCAGGTGACGATCACCACCAAGACTTTCCTGAGATACGCACAGCTTGATCGCCTCATTGAGAGTATTCGAGCATTTTACAAGGATATCAAAATCATTGTTGCAGACGACAGCTTCAAACCACAGCCGATCAAAGGCTCGAACATTGAGCAATACATCATGCCCCCCGCTAAG GGCTGGTTTGCAGGCAGGAACCTGGTCGTGTCTCAGGTCTCCACCAAATACCTGCTGTGGGTGGatgatgacttcctgttcacCGAGAGCACCAAGATCGAGAAGCTGGTGGAAGTTATGGAAGCCATGCCTGAGCTGGATGTG GTGGGGGGCTCAGTGGAAGGCAATTTCTTCAATTTCAAGCTGGTGTATGAAGAGGGGGAGGACGGTGGCTGTCTGAGCCGGAGAATGGGCAACTACCAGAGCATTCCTGGCATCCCAGATTGCCACCTCACCGGGGGAGTGGTCAACTTCTTCCTCGCCCGGACAGACTCGGTCCGCAGGGTGGGCTTTGACCCCCGGCTCCAGAGAGTAGCTCACACAG AGTTCTTCGTGGACGGTCTGGGGAAACTACTCGTGGCTTCCTGCAGCACAGTCTCTGTGGGACACCAGCCTAAAGGACAGGCAACTGGAGAGGAGAAAAAGGTGCTGGACCAGTACTGGACATTTCGAATTGAAAAGCAGGAGGAAGTCAAAATGAAGATGGCACTATACTACTTTAAGAACAGACTGAAGTGTTTTTCACCAtag
- the tmem101 gene encoding transmembrane protein 101 isoform X2 — MMEWRPPRKPDIQVPYLYVEMGVSVLCASFMSFGVKRRWFAMGAALQLAVSTYASYIGGQVHYGEWLKVRMYSRAIAVIGGFLVLASGAGEVYRQKPRTRSMQSTGQVFIGIYLICVAYSLQHSQEDRLAYLSHIPGGEITLQLLFVLYGVLALSFLSGYYLRLAAQILATLLPLVVLFIDGNLGYWHHTRRVEFWNQLKLIGQNAGIFGAVLILATDG, encoded by the exons ATGATGGAGTGGAGACCACCTCG GAAGCCTGACATCCAGGTGCCCTACCTGTATGTGGAAATGGGGGTATCGGTGCTGTGCGCCAGCTTCATGTCCTTCGGGGTGAAGAGGAGATGGTTTGCGATGGGCGCTGCCCTACAGTTAGCCGTGAGCACCTACGCGTCGTACATCGGAGGGCAGGTGCACTATGGAGAGTGGCTGAAG GTGCGGATGTATTCCAGGGCCATCGCAGTAATTGGCGGCTTCCTCGTTCTGGCCAGTGGAGCAGGAGAGGTGTACCGGCAGAAACCTCGCACCAGATCAATGCAGTCTACCGGCCAGGTCTTCATCGGCATCTACTTGATCTGTGTG GCGTACTCACTCCAGCACAGCCAGGAGGACAGGCTGGCCTATCTGAGCCACATCCCCGGGGGCGAGATCACTCTGCAGCTGCTGTTCGTGCTGTACGGTGTGCTGGCCCTGTCCTTCCTCTCTGGCTACTACTTGCGCCTGGCCGCCCAGATCCTggccacactgctgcccctggTTGTCCTCTTCATTGACGGCAACCTCGGCTACTGGCACCACACCCGGCGGGTGGAATTCTGGAACCAGCTGAAGCTAATCGGGCAGAATGCCGGGATCTTCGGGGCCGTGCTTATCCTGGCCACTGACGGCTGA
- the tmem101 gene encoding transmembrane protein 101 isoform X1, which yields MAAPSRKQVLRLLSRFGAIILTRFGFWNCFSMLMLFAERADVNRKPDIQVPYLYVEMGVSVLCASFMSFGVKRRWFAMGAALQLAVSTYASYIGGQVHYGEWLKVRMYSRAIAVIGGFLVLASGAGEVYRQKPRTRSMQSTGQVFIGIYLICVAYSLQHSQEDRLAYLSHIPGGEITLQLLFVLYGVLALSFLSGYYLRLAAQILATLLPLVVLFIDGNLGYWHHTRRVEFWNQLKLIGQNAGIFGAVLILATDG from the exons ATGGCGGCCCCCAGCCGGAAGCAGGTTCTGCGGCTGTTGTCCCGGTTCGGGGCGATTATCCTGACTCGGTTCGGGTTCTGGAACTGCTTCAGCATGCTGATGCTGTTCGCGGAGCGCGCTGACGTCAACAG GAAGCCTGACATCCAGGTGCCCTACCTGTATGTGGAAATGGGGGTATCGGTGCTGTGCGCCAGCTTCATGTCCTTCGGGGTGAAGAGGAGATGGTTTGCGATGGGCGCTGCCCTACAGTTAGCCGTGAGCACCTACGCGTCGTACATCGGAGGGCAGGTGCACTATGGAGAGTGGCTGAAG GTGCGGATGTATTCCAGGGCCATCGCAGTAATTGGCGGCTTCCTCGTTCTGGCCAGTGGAGCAGGAGAGGTGTACCGGCAGAAACCTCGCACCAGATCAATGCAGTCTACCGGCCAGGTCTTCATCGGCATCTACTTGATCTGTGTG GCGTACTCACTCCAGCACAGCCAGGAGGACAGGCTGGCCTATCTGAGCCACATCCCCGGGGGCGAGATCACTCTGCAGCTGCTGTTCGTGCTGTACGGTGTGCTGGCCCTGTCCTTCCTCTCTGGCTACTACTTGCGCCTGGCCGCCCAGATCCTggccacactgctgcccctggTTGTCCTCTTCATTGACGGCAACCTCGGCTACTGGCACCACACCCGGCGGGTGGAATTCTGGAACCAGCTGAAGCTAATCGGGCAGAATGCCGGGATCTTCGGGGCCGTGCTTATCCTGGCCACTGACGGCTGA